One Actinomycetospora corticicola genomic window, GCCCAGCGGATCGCGCGGCGCACGATCTCGGCGTGCTCCGGGATCTCGTACGACGGCGGGTGGTGGCCCAGCAGGTCGACCGCGACGCGCCCGCCCCCGTGCTCGCGCGCCCACAGCAGCGGCATGACCCGTCCGTCGGGCTGGGCGGCCTCGAGCAACGGGTCGACGGAGGCGGTGAACTCGAGGTCGCCGTACACCTCGTCGACGAGCGCGAAGTCCGCGACGCCGTCGACGATCCCGTGCGCCCCGGCGACGGAGACGTCGATCGACGGCCCCAGCGGCGGGTGCTGCGAGCGACCCCAGATCCAGCGGGCGCCGAGCGCATCGGCCCACTCCGGCCAGTCGTCGAAACAGATGGGGGCGGTGTGCATCGCGAGCAGTCCACCGCCGCCCGCGAGGTGCGCGTCGAAGGCAGCGCGGGCTCGCGACGACGGGCTCGCCCCCTCCGCGTCCGCCTGCACGCGGTAGCGCTCGGGCACGCCGGGATTGACCATCGTCCAGCGCAGGGCGTTGACGACGAGCAGGTCGGCTCCGTCCAACGCGGGCAGCGCCGTGTCGACGTCGGTGTGCACCTCGGCGTCCAGACCGACCGCCGCGAGCTGTTCGGCCAGGCACGCCGTCGTCGCGGGGAAGTCGTGCGTCAACCCGCCGGAGAGCACCACCGCGCGCATGGACCACTCCCGTCGTCAGGAAGCTGACGACTACGGACCCTAGCGCACCTCCGGTGCATGCAAAGCGTCACTGCGTGCACCCAGCGCCAGGAAAAGCCACACCGTCGCGGGGCCGGGCGCGGCACACTCCACGGGCATGACCGACCTGGCCGCCCGCGTCCGGGCGCTGCTCGACGTGCCGACCGTGGAGAAGCGGATGTTCGGCGGCATCTCGTTCATGGCCGACGACGCGATGCTGCTCAGCGTGCGGGGGAGCGGGGACCTGCTCGTCCGCGTCGACCCGGCGCGCAGCGAGGAACTGCGGGCCGACCACGGCGCCACCCTCACCACGATGGGCAACCGCTCGATGGGCCCGGGCTGGCTCACCGTGCCGGCCGGCCGCCTCGGCACCGCCGAGCAGTTGCAGTTCTGGCTCGACGTGGCCCTGGAGTTCAACGGCCAGCGGTGACCCCGACCGAGCGAGCGACCCGTTCGCAGCCTCTATGTGCGCGACAGTGCCGCTCGGTCAGAACGACCTCACCGCCGCGCCAACCGTGCCAACGCCGGGGCGACCAGCAACATGAGGATCACCCGCACGACCTGGACCGCCACGACGAACGTGACGTCCCCGCCCGCGGAGATCGCTGTGGCGAGCACCGCGTAGATGCCGCCAGGGTTCGTGGCGAGGTACCCCTCGAGCGGCGACACCCCGGCGACGGCGGAGAGCAGCAGCCCGAGCGCCGCGCAGACGCCCATGATCAGCAGGATCAGCGCGGTCGCGAGCGGCAGGACCCGCAGCACCGTCCGCACCGCCTCGCGTGTGAACCGCACGCCGGCCTGCCACCCGATCACGGCGTAGGCGACGTCGACGAGCAGGTCCGGCGCCGACCCGCCGAAGGTCAGGCCCGCGACCGACAGCACGATCGCGACCACCATCGGCCCCAGCAGCGCCCCCGCCGGCACCTTCAGCTTCTCGGCGGGCCACGCGGCGAGCGAGCACACTGCCACCAGCGCGAGCCCGACGTACCAGGGCGCGGTGCCCTCCTCCGACCCGCCCGACCCGACGTGCGAGGCGCCGAACACCACCGCCGCGACCACCGGCATC contains:
- a CDS encoding ThuA domain-containing protein, giving the protein MRAVVLSGGLTHDFPATTACLAEQLAAVGLDAEVHTDVDTALPALDGADLLVVNALRWTMVNPGVPERYRVQADAEGASPSSRARAAFDAHLAGGGGLLAMHTAPICFDDWPEWADALGARWIWGRSQHPPLGPSIDVSVAGAHGIVDGVADFALVDEVYGDLEFTASVDPLLEAAQPDGRVMPLLWAREHGGGRVAVDLLGHHPPSYEIPEHAEIVRRAIRWAARA
- a CDS encoding TfoX/Sxy family protein, with the protein product MTDLAARVRALLDVPTVEKRMFGGISFMADDAMLLSVRGSGDLLVRVDPARSEELRADHGATLTTMGNRSMGPGWLTVPAGRLGTAEQLQFWLDVALEFNGQR
- a CDS encoding AbrB family transcriptional regulator — protein: MATWLRWTVLAAVTLLITLVLQAVGVPSAALFAGLGAATVLALLGLGPRTVSRLAVGGAQAVIGVVIGLLARPDTLAAVASQWLPVLLVSLGTLAASMGAGLLLGVQRGVSPLTGMLALTAGGASGLTAIARDIGGDERIVSVIQYLRVGLVTATMPVVAAVVFGASHVGSGGSEEGTAPWYVGLALVAVCSLAAWPAEKLKVPAGALLGPMVVAIVLSVAGLTFGGSAPDLLVDVAYAVIGWQAGVRFTREAVRTVLRVLPLATALILLIMGVCAALGLLLSAVAGVSPLEGYLATNPGGIYAVLATAISAGGDVTFVVAVQVVRVILMLLVAPALARLARR